DNA from Corvus hawaiiensis isolate bCorHaw1 unplaced genomic scaffold, bCorHaw1.pri.cur scaffold_85_ctg1, whole genome shotgun sequence:
CTGGTGGCCGCGGGGCTCCCGGGGGGGGCCCTGGTGGTGCTTCCCGGGAATTCCCGGGGGTCCGGCTCGCGCCTGGCACGACAGCACCCGGACGGGCTGTGGCTCTGTGGGACGGACGCGGTGAGTGGGGGAAGGGGGCTGCGTGGTGGGGGAACAGAATGTGGGGACATGAGCAGGGTGGGCAGCGATACTTGGGGGGGATCTCTGtggcattttgggggtcccaagCCGTGGGATGGCCGCAGTGGTGGggtgaggatttggggtggggtCGGGCATCACCCCAGCTGTCCCTTCTtgtgtccccccccccacccaggACTGCGACTGGGCCTCTGCCGTGAGTGTCCCCCGCGTTTGGGGGGTCCCCGCGGGACtcctgggggctggggggcaggACCCCCCTCCCGGCGCCGAGCGGGAGCTGGAGCTGCGCTGCACCCGCCCCCACTGTCTGTGGCTGCCGGGAGGGGGTCCCTGAGACCCCCCCCAGAACGCCCCAAACCTGCGGGGATTTCAGACCTCACACTGTGCCCCCAACCCGCGATCCCCACCCCAATAAACCGCTCCGACCGCAGCCACCGTCGTGTCTCTGTTTTCGGGGGGGTGCCGGAGGTCTCGGGGCGGGGTGGGGGTAATATTTTGGGGGTGCCCCGCCCCCGCACGTGCCCGGACGCCCGGGTCCCCTTCCCTCACGCGGGGCAGCGGCACTCCAAGCTCTTCGGGACCGGGCGAGAGGTCCCGAGCGCCGGAGCCACCCGTGGGATTGGGGAGGGGGTCCCTGGGGTGAGAAGGGGGCGGCCGGGGGTccgcagggaaggagggagggagggaacgGGAGGCTCAGGACGTCCCGCTGCCCCCTcgggtttcctgggctccctcCCGGCTCGGTGCCGCTTTCGCTTTcggcggcggctccgccgcGGCCCGAGTGGtcccggggggggtcccgggggtggCTCCGGGAGCGATCGGGGGTCCCCGTGCGCCGCCCTCCGCTCGGCAGCGCCATGGACTCgccccctcccagctctgctctggtaAGTGGGGACccacccccccgcccctccgggACCCCCGTGAGAGCCGCTCGGGACGCCCAGAGCCCCCCTGGTGCCCCCCCAGGTgccgctcctgctcctcctggccGCGCCCGCTcccggcagctgctgctccttcgCCTTCAACCCCGTCAGCAGCACCTTCCGCGCCCACCTCAATAACCTGGTGAGACCCCtgccccccccgggacccccccccgaCTTCCAGAATCCCCCTGAGACCCAGAGGATTCCCTTGCGCCCCTCCGACCCCCCACTCCCCAGGGAAGGCCCCACCCTGTGTCGAAAAGACCTCCTGACTGCACCCACTCACCCCCAAAGGGTCGTTGGGGACCCCCTGAGCGCCCCCCTCAGCCCTCTGGGCTGTTTTTGGGGACCCCATGACCCCTCCCACAGactccctggctgctcctcGACTACCCCGTGGCGATGCCCAGCAACCTGGAGCCGGTGAGTGAGACACCCCCCCTCCGAATCCCACGTGtgtcccccaaatccccccctcTTCCTGCACCCCCTGACTTCTCCAACCCCTGGCCTGTGTCCCCCCAAATTCCGAActcccccaccctccccaggACAGTGGCTGCTCTGATCTCTGGGGGGTGCACTTTGGGGCAGTGGCTCTGCAGCGAATGTTGGGGGTGGCGGGGAAGGACTTGGCCCCCCTGCTCAGGACCCTCCTTGCCCAGCTCCACTTCGTGGCTGAGTGTCACATCCAGGTGggtgggggtccctggggggccccgaggggggtggggggggttgggAGGCTCAGGGTAGGCGGTTATGGGGTGGTCCTGGGGAGACCAAGGTGAGGTTGAGGGTCTTGAGGGGCTCTAGAGACCCCGCAGGGGTCTGGGGGGCTCCCTGAGGTGTCCAGGGTAACTCTGGGGGTTCTGGGAGGGGACTCCCAAGCGGGAGCTCTGGGGCATTTCTGGGGTTTCAGAAGGGGTCTGGGGTCCCCCTGGCGGGCTCCTGTGAcaccccccaggacccccagggctGTGTCCGGCTGGAGACGGTGAACGTGTCGCAGCTGCTGGAGACCCTGGTGCAGCACCTGGGGGAGCTGCAAGGGAGACCCCCCCACTTCCCTGGCTGCGCCCACCTGCGCTGCCAGCCAGGTagccccccgggacccccgagagacccccaggacccctccagggcagctgctgaCCCCCATCTCCCCCCAGGGCCAGCGCTGACTAGCCTGGCCGTGCGGCACGAGGGGACCCTGGGGGCCAGGCAGggaccccccagccctgctggacacgggctggtgctgctggggggagTCGGGGGGGCCCTGGGCCTGGCGGCGGCAGCCTGGATGCTGTGGAGGAGaccctgtgcccaggtggggcCACTGGAGGTCACTCTGGGGGATGGCTGTCTTGGGGGCACCAGGGGGGCTTTGCGtgttggggacactggggatgctgtgggtgTGGGCTCTCCTGGGgtcactgggagcactggtggcTGTCTTGGGGTCACTGGGAGGGCTGaggacactgggagcactggggagcactgggaggtcCTTTCCCTCAGCCCCCCCCAGCCCTCACAGGCACCCCCGACGTCAGAGCAGGACGGGACCTGAGTGGCTGAGCGGTACCTGGGGACAAACACAGGTACTGGGAGGGCTCCTGGATACTGGGATCACTGGGAATgtcctgagcagggccaggggaggcCCCTGGACCATCAGGTCCTCACCTTCTGCCCCTGTCCAGGCTGGCCTGAACCACTGGTCAGAGACTGGGATGCCCCAGTTCCCTGCTGGAAGCCCTTGGGGGCCACACCGGGATCTCCTGGAGCCACAGAGAGACGGGGGGGCCCGGCCTGGCCTCCGCAGTGCCCATAAAGCTGATGTGGACACCCTGACTCTGACCCTGACCCTGCTCTGGGAGGAACTGGGTGGACTGGGATGAGTGTTTGAGGGAACTGGTACGGACCAGGGTGATGCAGCAGTGCTCAACTGGCCTTTACTGGGGGGGCGGCTCACAGGGGTGGGGGGCTCCGGTagcacagctggggctggggccaCTGGCGGGGCAGGAGGtagagcagggccagcagcgCCAGCAGCGCCAGAGCCCACGGCGACAACGGTGCCCACGGCGACAACGGTGCCCATGATGACAATGGCACCTGCGAGGCCACCACCTCGGCCACCTCCTCGCCACTCCCTGCCAGGCCTCTTCCTCCAGACAGCACCATCCcggtctcctcctcctcctccgtgTCCCCCGTCCGCTGGGCACAGCCTCTGGGTCAGTAGCTGAGAAGACCCTGCGGGGTCTCCCTTGATCCCACCCTTACCTGGCTCGCTGCCGCCATGGCCTGGACATCCGGCTGGCCGCGTGGGCACCACGGGCGCCTGTGGGAGGGACAAGAGGGTGAGGATGGCGAGGGGAGGGCTCTGGAGCGTCCCGAGGACGCCCCCCATCCATGTGTCTCCCCTACATGGCCCAGGCGTCCCGCAGCCGGCCCAGCTGCTGCCGCATCTGCGTCGTCTCCAGCCGCAGCTCCTGGGGGGAACAAGGGGGTTGTCACCTTCTGCCCTTGACCTCCACAGAGAGGGTAGCCAccgtggggctgtgctgtggctcAGGGGCTCTGCAGACGCTCTCTGGGCTCACACCAAGGCCAGCCATGCCGTACCTGCACCACCCGCTCATACTCCTCCAGTCCCGCTGTGAGCTCCTGGACCCGCTGCCCCGCCTGCGGGACAGGGCTGGACATGAGGGGCCGTGGGAGAGGGCCGGGGGGTGGCCCTGGTGAcagctgaggaggtggcagTGTCACTGGGCAGCGCTCACCTGGGCAAGAGCTGCATCCCGGGCggagagcagggcagtgccatggcagagctgggcctggGTAGAAGTATGGAGACAGGGACACTCCTTGTCATCGTCTgacacagcccccagcaccacTCACCATGGCCACTGTGCCACCGCTCACCTCCAGGTTGGCCATCCGCGCCGCCTGCGCCTGGATCTGCTCCCGCAGTCCCTGGCCCTCGgcgaggagctgctggttctgcCAGGGGTGAAACAGGGCTGGGGTTCCCCACGGCACTGCCCCACCGGGGCAGCCCCCGGCGCCAGGCTCACCTCCTCCTGTAGACCCTCGGCCCGCGAGCACAGGCTGCgctgctccttctcctgggGAGGGCATGGCCGTGAGGGGGGCATTGCGTGACACCACAGGTGACGCCACGTGGCACCTCTGCCGAGCCTCTCACCGCGTGCCGTGCCTGCCGCCGGAGCTCGgcgttctcctcctccagccgTTTCACCACGGCCTTCACGTCCTCCAGCTCCTCGACGGCCACCCTGGCCTGCTCTAGCGCCTGCCGGCTGCTGCCAGGGCCAAACGGTGTTTCAGCATTCCCAGGATGCCGATCCAGACCCCATCCCCGGGAGCCCCTCAGGAGCACCTTCGCAGCTGCGCTTGGAGCTGCGTGGTCTCCTCAGCCAGGCGGGCGTTGAGCTCCTCGGCCAGCTCGGCATCCCGCTGCAGTTTGGTGTTCTGAGCCGCCAGCTGGCGGGCACGGCTCCGCAGCCCCGCGGCCTCGGCGCTGCCGGGGAGTGCCACTGGTCCTGGGGTGCTCCTGGGAGCACGGCCAGGGATGGCGGGGTGTCCCCGCAGCGGGCACTTACGGGGTGGTGATGTCCGTGTTGTCACCCTGGAGCTGGCCGGCTGCTGGGGATGTGTGTCCGTCATCCTCTGCAGGATGGACACAGGGGCCTGTACTTGTGTCCCCATTGGGGCCACAGTGACTCCCTTTTCCTGTGCCAACACCCACCCGCCGGCGTCGGTCCAGTGTCGCCAGTCGCCACGTCCTGCTCCTCGGCCCTGCATGGATGGAGCCATGGGTCAGCGCCACTGACCAGTCCAGCCTGCCCCAGGCACTGTCCCATCCCTCGGCACTGACCCATCCTGCCTGCACGCTGCGATCCAGGCGCCCATGGCCGCGCGGAATCGGGTCCGGTCCAGTGCCGTGCCCGCGGCCACAGGGTCCAGCGCCCGCCGCAGTGCCCGCAGCCGCCCATCGTGCCCACTGTGCCCCGTCATCGCTGCCACGTACTCGACCACCCCGCTGCGGCTGCACCATCCCTGGGGCGGACGGAGGGGTCACGAACGATGGTGACCATCCCAGGGGAGTTTGGCCGTGGCCACCACGGCCGCAGGGGGTTTGGCTACCTGTGCGCTCCGGGTCGCAGGCAGCGAAGGTGCAGTCCAGGGCAAACTCGTCCGAGCAGCCGCTCTCggaaggggctgagggggggGACATGGGTTATGGAGGAGCTCGGCGCCTCACCCCCCGCCCCGTCCCTCATGGTCCCCGCACCTGGCAGGGGGATGACGGCGCCCGGGGCGCAGGGCCCCTCCGCAGCCATCGTGTTCGGGGGTGCTCCGATGTCGCCGctgccccggggcacagccgaGGGTCGGGGATTTCTGAGGGGATCCCGGGGGCGTCGTGGGGCTGAGGGGGagccggggaggggggggggggggggcgggaatCGCCTCACGGCGGAGGAAAGGGGCGGGGCCTCGCGCGAGCATTTCCCGCCCAGCGAAAAGGAGGCGTGGCCACCGAAAAGGGGCGGGGGAAAGGGCGTGGTCACCGAAAAGGGGCGGGAAAGGGGCGTGGCCAGCGCTGCTCCACGCGAGCCGCGCGTTCTCGGTCCCCTCCCGATCCCGTCCCTGTCCCGTCTCGGTTCCGCTGCTTCCCAACGGCTTTTATTGAAGGACAAACCCCCCCGcccttccccccaccccgccccggccccctcAGAGTCCCCGCAGCAGCTTCTCGTAGTGGGAGTCCAGGTTCCGGACCAGGAACATCGACAGCatcagcagggaaagctgggagcagagagcaggatcAGCCCTCCCGGACCCACCCGCATCCCTGACCCCCCTCCCGGCCACCCTGAATCCCCACGGACCCTTCTGCCCATCCTGAATCCCCACCAACCCCCCGGTTCCCCATAGACCATCCCCTGAACCCTCCCTGgccccccagctgctccccagcccaccCACCCTATGGTCCCACAGCCTCCCGAccatccccagcccctctccagctcagcCCTCCACCCCAGGGCATCCCTCCTACCTCCCCCAGGCTGATGCCTATGCAAACCCCCACGATGGTGACCAGGTTTCCGGCCAGCCAGGTCTGGACCCTCTCCTTGCAGCCCTGGTGTGACACATAGGGGTTACTTGGAGCCcctcccagagctccaggacacCCCAATTCCCCCGTGCCTCACCCTGGGGAAGATGTCCTGGGGGGCGGCCACGGGGCAGTGGCCATGGGGGGAGCACCCATGGGGTCTCGAGGGTGCTGTTGGGTGccctgaggcaggagcaggcgATGGCCTTGTCCTCGTCCCTGGTGCCGTCCCTGGTGGCGTCATCGTGGTGGTCCCAGTCCTGGGGTCCTTTCCAGCCACAGCAGccgagctgggggggggggggggggggggcaggggtcAGTGGGGTGGCCGTGGGGCGGCTCTGGGGGTCGTTTTGGGGGGTCTCACCTGCTGCTGGACAGCGTCCCAACTCTCATGGGGGTCCCCAGGTGGTCCCTGGGCGGGGTACCCCCGGATCAGCTCCTCCGCGTAGGTGGCCACCTTTGTAgccagctggggagggggatcAGCATCGTCCCAAGACCGCAGGGTCTCCCCCTGTCTTGTCCCTCAAATGGGGACATCCCCGACCCCGGGGTGTCCCCTCCAGCCCCGGGGTCCCCCTGCACTCACAGCGGCGCGCTGCGTGTAGACGATGATGGCCACTGTGATCTGGGCAGCGAAGAGCAACAGCAGGATCCCAAAATACTTTCAGGATAAACAGGGAAGGTGAGGGTCAGCCAGACCTCCCCCCAAGCCCCTCCCTGGCACCGGGGCAGCTCGGAGGGgtccccccctccccgctcacGCTCCCCAGGCACAGGATGTGGTAGCACCACGTGGCCCCGCGGTTGCCCCAGGAAGTTGCGGCACAGCCACCCCCCGCTCCCCCCCAGTTCCGTGACCCCTCCCGactcccccccagccccccaacTCACCAGCCCCAGCATAACCTTGACCTCCTTGAGGGCCCCCAGGCACCCCAGGAATCCCAGGAGCATCGTGACGATGCCGACCCCAGAGAAGCCGTAGGACCAGAGCCTCAGGCTGGCCAGTGGTGACCCTGGGGGACACGGCGGGGGAAGGGGAGTCAGGGAGCCCCCCAGCTCGGGGTGCCACACACCTTGGGATACCCCACGCTTCGGGGGTCCCTTACCCAGCACGGCGGCGAAGCTCTGCCGGTCGAAGAGGACCCAAAAGCTGAAGGTGAGGAGGAGCATGCCCAGGAACTGGgagggggggggcggggggagcccaGGTCAGGAAATGGGGGACCCCCAGTGCCCGCAAACACTGGGAGATTGTCGGGCccccccccaggtccccccgtgtccccttaGCCACAAGTCCCCCCAAGCTCTGCATCCCGCATCTCCCCCCTGCCCTCCGAAGTTCTacttccccctctctccccctgTCCCCCAAGCCCGCCTCCAGCCCTGTGTACCCcctctcccccctgccccccaagtcctcccccagccccactcacGAAAAACAAGAGgttgaggaggaagaggaagcacTTGGTACAGCCGAGGCAGCTTTTGGGGCTCATGCCTGCACGGGGATCTCACACACACACGGCCCTCAGAGCCCACCCCAAGGCCGAACCGCCCCCGGGCCCCTCGTTCCCCCCGCGCACCTGCGGCCGCTCCGCCCGCCCCGTCGGAGCCGCTGCCTCGGGCCCCGCAGGAAgcgccgggggcggcgggagcgccgcGGGGGCGTCGCCCCGGGGCCCCCATGGAcgatgggggggggggaatgtGACCCCCCCCGGTGTCACCCCCGCGAGAGGGGAGTGAcaccgggggtcccggggggccGCGGGGGGCGGGACCGAGGGATAAGTGACAGGTCAGGGGCACGGCCAACCCgtgaggggcggggccaggcCGGGAGGGGCGCGGCGATGGGCGCGgtctccccccgcccccgcccgtCTGTGGAACGTTGCCCCCATCACGTGATCAGGGCACATCGCCCCGCCGCCGGTATCACGTGACGCCGGCGGGGGACCACGTGGTTCGGGcgcgatggcggcggcggcggcggcagcttCGTCCCagcggggcgggggcagcggcggcgg
Protein-coding regions in this window:
- the KASH5 gene encoding protein KASH5 isoform X4 — protein: MTGHSGHDGRLRALRRALDPVAAGTALDRTRFRAAMGAWIAACRQDGAEEQDVATGDTGPTPAEDDGHTSPAAGQLQGDNTDITTPAEAAGLRSRARQLAAQNTKLQRDAELAEELNARLAEETTQLQAQLRSSRQALEQARVAVEELEDVKAVVKRLEEENAELRRQARHAEKEQRSLCSRAEGLQEELLAEGQGLREQIQAQAARMANLEAQLCHGTALLSARDAALAQAGQRVQELTAGLEEYERVVQELRLETTQMRQQLGRLRDAWAMRPWCPRGQPDVQAMAAASQRTGDTEEEEETGMVLSGGRGLAGSGEEVAEVVASQVPLSSWAPLSPWAPLSPWALALLALLALLYLLPRQWPQPQLCYRSPPPL
- the KASH5 gene encoding protein KASH5 isoform X6 — its product is MTGHSGHDGRLRALRRALDPVAAGTALDRTRFRAAMGAWIAACRQDGAEEQDVATGDTGPTPAAGQLQGDNTDITTPAEAAGLRSRARQLAAQNTKLQRDAELAEELNARLAEETTQLQAQLRSSRQALEQARVAVEELEDVKAVVKRLEEENAELRRQARHAEKEQRSLCSRAEGLQEENQQLLAEGQGLREQIQAQAARMANLEAQLCHGTALLSARDAALAQAGQRVQELTAGLEEYERVVQELRLETTQMRQQLGRLRDAWAMRPWCPRGQPDVQAMAAASQRTGDTEEEEETGMVLSGGRGLAGSGEEVAEVVASQVPLSSWAPLSPWAPLSPWALALLALLALLYLLPRQWPQPQLCYRSPPPL
- the KASH5 gene encoding protein KASH5 isoform X8, which produces MTGHSGHDGRLRALRRALDPVAAGTALDRTRFRAAMGAWIAACRAEEQDVATGDTGPTPAAGQLQGDNTDITTPAEAAGLRSRARQLAAQNTKLQRDAELAEELNARLAEETTQLQAQLRSSRQALEQARVAVEELEDVKAVVKRLEEENAELRRQARHAEKEQRSLCSRAEGLQEENQQLLAEGQGLREQIQAQAARMANLEAQLCHGTALLSARDAALAQAGQRVQELTAGLEEYERVVQELRLETTQMRQQLGRLRDAWAMRPWCPRGQPDVQAMAAASQRTGDTEEEEETGMVLSGGRGLAGSGEEVAEVVASQVPLSSWAPLSPWAPLSPWALALLALLALLYLLPRQWPQPQLCYRSPPPL
- the KASH5 gene encoding protein KASH5 isoform X5, giving the protein MTGHSGHDGRLRALRRALDPVAAGTALDRTRFRAAMGAWIAACRQDGAEEQDVATGDTGPTPAAAGQLQGDNTDITTPAEAAGLRSRARQLAAQNTKLQRDAELAEELNARLAEETTQLQAQLRSSRQALEQARVAVEELEDVKAVVKRLEEENAELRRQARHAEKEQRSLCSRAEGLQEENQQLLAEGQGLREQIQAQAARMANLEAQLCHGTALLSARDAALAQAGQRVQELTAGLEEYERVVQELRLETTQMRQQLGRLRDAWAMRPWCPRGQPDVQAMAAASQRTGDTEEEEETGMVLSGGRGLAGSGEEVAEVVASQVPLSSWAPLSPWAPLSPWALALLALLALLYLLPRQWPQPQLCYRSPPPL
- the FLT3LG gene encoding fms-related tyrosine kinase 3 ligand isoform X1, producing MDSPPPSSALVPLLLLLAAPAPGSCCSFAFNPVSSTFRAHLNNLTPWLLLDYPVAMPSNLEPDSGCSDLWGVHFGAVALQRMLGVAGKDLAPLLRTLLAQLHFVAECHIQDPQGCVRLETVNVSQLLETLVQHLGELQGRPPHFPGCAHLRCQPGSPPGPPRDPQDPSRAAADPHLPPGPALTSLAVRHEGTLGARQGPPSPAGHGLVLLGGVGGALGLAAAAWMLWRRPCAQPSQAPPTSEQDGT
- the KASH5 gene encoding protein KASH5 isoform X3 translates to MTGHSGHDGRLRALRRALDPVAAGTALDRTRFRAAMGAWIAACRAEEQDVATGDTGPTPAEDDGHTSPAAGQLQGDNTDITTPAEAAGLRSRARQLAAQNTKLQRDAELAEELNARLAEETTQLQAQLRSSRQALEQARVAVEELEDVKAVVKRLEEENAELRRQARHAEKEQRSLCSRAEGLQEENQQLLAEGQGLREQIQAQAARMANLEAQLCHGTALLSARDAALAQAGQRVQELTAGLEEYERVVQELRLETTQMRQQLGRLRDAWAMRPWCPRGQPDVQAMAAASQRTGDTEEEEETGMVLSGGRGLAGSGEEVAEVVASQVPLSSWAPLSPWAPLSPWALALLALLALLYLLPRQWPQPQLCYRSPPPL
- the KASH5 gene encoding protein KASH5 isoform X2; translation: MTGHSGHDGRLRALRRALDPVAAGTALDRTRFRAAMGAWIAACRQDGAEEQDVATGDTGPTPAEDDGHTSPAAGQLQGDNTDITTPAEAAGLRSRARQLAAQNTKLQRDAELAEELNARLAEETTQLQAQLRSRQALEQARVAVEELEDVKAVVKRLEEENAELRRQARHAEKEQRSLCSRAEGLQEENQQLLAEGQGLREQIQAQAARMANLEAQLCHGTALLSARDAALAQAGQRVQELTAGLEEYERVVQELRLETTQMRQQLGRLRDAWAMRPWCPRGQPDVQAMAAASQRTGDTEEEEETGMVLSGGRGLAGSGEEVAEVVASQVPLSSWAPLSPWAPLSPWALALLALLALLYLLPRQWPQPQLCYRSPPPL
- the CD37 gene encoding leukocyte antigen CD37 isoform X1, with protein sequence MGAPGRRPRGAPAAPGASCGARGSGSDGAGGAAAGARGERGARGRFGLGVGSEGRVCVRSPCRHEPQKLPRLYQVLPLPPQPLVFRSPLASLRLWSYGFSGVGIVTMLLGFLGCLGALKEVKVMLGLYFGILLLLFAAQITVAIIVYTQRAALATKVATYAEELIRGYPAQGPPGDPHESWDAVQHSAAVAGKDPRTGTTTMTPPGTAPGTRTRPSPAPASGHPTAPSRPHGCSPHGHCPVAAPQDIFPRGCKERVQTWLAGNLVTIVGVCIGISLGELSLLMLSMFLVRNLDSHYEKLLRGL
- the KASH5 gene encoding protein KASH5 isoform X7 gives rise to the protein MTGHSGHDGRLRALRRALDPVAAGTALDRTRFRAAMGAWIAACRAEEQDVATGDTGPTPAAAGQLQGDNTDITTPAEAAGLRSRARQLAAQNTKLQRDAELAEELNARLAEETTQLQAQLRSSRQALEQARVAVEELEDVKAVVKRLEEENAELRRQARHAEKEQRSLCSRAEGLQEENQQLLAEGQGLREQIQAQAARMANLEAQLCHGTALLSARDAALAQAGQRVQELTAGLEEYERVVQELRLETTQMRQQLGRLRDAWAMRPWCPRGQPDVQAMAAASQRTGDTEEEEETGMVLSGGRGLAGSGEEVAEVVASQVPLSSWAPLSPWAPLSPWALALLALLALLYLLPRQWPQPQLCYRSPPPL
- the CD37 gene encoding leukocyte antigen CD37 isoform X2 is translated as MSPKSCLGCTKCFLFLLNLLFFFLGMLLLTFSFWVLFDRQSFAAVLGSPLASLRLWSYGFSGVGIVTMLLGFLGCLGALKEVKVMLGLYFGILLLLFAAQITVAIIVYTQRAALATKVATYAEELIRGYPAQGPPGDPHESWDAVQHSAAVAGKDPRTGTTTMTPPGTAPGTRTRPSPAPASGHPTAPSRPHGCSPHGHCPVAAPQDIFPRGCKERVQTWLAGNLVTIVGVCIGISLGELSLLMLSMFLVRNLDSHYEKLLRGL
- the FLT3LG gene encoding fms-related tyrosine kinase 3 ligand isoform X2; the encoded protein is MPSNLEPDSGCSDLWGVHFGAVALQRMLGVAGKDLAPLLRTLLAQLHFVAECHIQDPQGCVRLETVNVSQLLETLVQHLGELQGRPPHFPGCAHLRCQPGSPPGPPRDPQDPSRAAADPHLPPGPALTSLAVRHEGTLGARQGPPSPAGHGLVLLGGVGGALGLAAAAWMLWRRPCAQAGLNHWSETGMPQFPAGSPWGPHRDLLEPQRDGGARPGLRSAHKADVDTLTLTLTLLWEELGGLG
- the KASH5 gene encoding protein KASH5 isoform X1, producing the protein MTGHSGHDGRLRALRRALDPVAAGTALDRTRFRAAMGAWIAACRQDGAEEQDVATGDTGPTPAEDDGHTSPAAGQLQGDNTDITTPAEAAGLRSRARQLAAQNTKLQRDAELAEELNARLAEETTQLQAQLRSSRQALEQARVAVEELEDVKAVVKRLEEENAELRRQARHAEKEQRSLCSRAEGLQEENQQLLAEGQGLREQIQAQAARMANLEAQLCHGTALLSARDAALAQAGQRVQELTAGLEEYERVVQELRLETTQMRQQLGRLRDAWAMRPWCPRGQPDVQAMAAASQRTGDTEEEEETGMVLSGGRGLAGSGEEVAEVVASQVPLSSWAPLSPWAPLSPWALALLALLALLYLLPRQWPQPQLCYRSPPPL